One Paenibacillus riograndensis SBR5 DNA segment encodes these proteins:
- the nagZ gene encoding beta-N-acetylhexosaminidase: MSGVKPLKKMKNLYYSILNLLALILLLLLATGCNSNAATPSRTAAPAPSPATGAAPEQPAGPSSSPEASLPPAAESGPVPSQEVDALTRKIAGMTLEEKIGQMLLVGIDGTTLEAEAKRVITDDKVGGIILYADNIKDLKGMVNLINALKKSNTTNPVPLFMSVDQEGGKVSRMPKEYASIPSNGKVGNSSDSDAAGTMGKLLAREVRAGGFNMNFAPVLDINSNPDNPVIGDRSFGSTASIVSKLGIAEMKGIESEGVVPVVKHFPGHGDTSVDSHLELPVVNKTAPQLAKLEWLPFQAAFKEKADAVMVAHILFPHIDPDYPASLSRIIIGDQLRGDMGYQGVVITDDLTMGAIMKHFDLGAAAVETVDAGSDILLIAHGYENEQLARKALLQSVRGGTLDESRINESVYRILALKQKYRLTDKPVPVPDLAELNNEIKIWRSNLSK; encoded by the coding sequence ATGTCAGGGGTAAAACCGCTAAAAAAAATGAAAAACCTGTATTATAGTATACTCAATCTATTGGCTCTTATCCTGCTCCTGCTGCTTGCAACGGGATGTAACAGCAATGCTGCCACACCATCCAGGACCGCCGCTCCAGCCCCTTCCCCGGCAACAGGGGCTGCACCGGAGCAGCCGGCAGGTCCCTCTTCTTCCCCGGAGGCTTCCCTGCCGCCGGCCGCTGAGTCAGGTCCGGTCCCCTCCCAGGAGGTTGACGCGCTGACCAGAAAAATTGCCGGAATGACCCTGGAAGAAAAAATCGGGCAAATGCTGCTAGTCGGGATTGACGGCACCACATTGGAGGCAGAAGCAAAAAGGGTGATCACGGACGACAAAGTCGGTGGAATTATCCTGTATGCGGACAACATCAAGGATCTGAAAGGTATGGTCAATCTCATTAATGCGCTGAAAAAGAGCAATACAACGAATCCCGTTCCACTATTCATGAGTGTCGACCAGGAAGGCGGCAAGGTGAGCCGGATGCCTAAGGAATATGCCTCCATCCCCTCAAACGGCAAAGTGGGCAATAGCAGTGATTCAGACGCAGCCGGGACGATGGGCAAGCTGCTGGCACGGGAAGTGCGGGCAGGCGGGTTCAATATGAATTTTGCGCCTGTCCTCGACATCAACAGCAATCCGGATAACCCTGTCATCGGCGACCGTTCATTCGGCAGCACTGCCAGCATAGTGAGCAAACTGGGGATTGCTGAAATGAAGGGCATAGAGAGCGAAGGCGTTGTGCCGGTGGTCAAGCATTTCCCCGGACATGGGGATACTTCGGTCGACTCTCACCTGGAGCTCCCGGTGGTGAACAAGACCGCTCCCCAACTCGCCAAGCTGGAATGGCTCCCTTTCCAGGCCGCCTTCAAGGAGAAAGCAGACGCGGTCATGGTGGCGCATATTTTGTTTCCCCATATTGATCCCGACTACCCGGCATCGTTATCCCGGATTATCATCGGAGACCAGCTTCGCGGCGATATGGGATACCAGGGAGTGGTGATCACGGACGACCTGACCATGGGAGCCATTATGAAGCATTTTGATCTTGGCGCCGCAGCAGTAGAGACCGTTGATGCAGGCAGCGACATCCTGCTCATCGCTCATGGATATGAGAATGAGCAGCTGGCCCGGAAGGCATTGCTGCAAAGCGTTCGCGGCGGTACGCTCGACGAGTCGCGGATCAACGAAAGTGTCTACCGTATTTTGGCTCTGAAGCAGAAATACAGGTTGACTGACAAGCCGGTTCCCGTCCCTGATCTCGCTGAACTTAACAATGAAATCAAAATATGGCGCAGTAACCTGTCTAAATAA
- a CDS encoding ferritin has translation MKDELVNALNEQMNFEFYSAHVYLAMAAYCSGESLDGFANFFLIQAEEERFHAMKIYKFLNDRDFRATLAALPEPKNEYSSMLDAFEHAFAHEQQNTTRFYHLADLALDEREHATIYFLKWFIDEQVEEEALFSNIIAKLKRIETDSNAFYMLDAEFAGRTFTAPAE, from the coding sequence ATGAAAGATGAATTAGTGAATGCTCTGAATGAACAGATGAACTTTGAGTTTTATTCGGCTCACGTATACCTGGCAATGGCCGCGTATTGCTCCGGTGAAAGTCTCGACGGTTTCGCTAATTTTTTCCTGATCCAGGCGGAAGAAGAACGCTTCCACGCAATGAAAATCTACAAATTTCTGAATGACCGCGATTTCCGCGCAACCCTGGCTGCACTTCCTGAGCCTAAAAACGAGTATTCATCGATGCTGGACGCCTTTGAACATGCGTTCGCGCATGAACAGCAGAACACGACAAGATTCTATCATTTGGCTGACCTGGCGCTCGATGAACGTGAACATGCGACAATCTATTTCTTGAAATGGTTCATTGATGAGCAGGTGGAAGAAGAGGCGTTGTTCAGCAATATTATCGCCAAGCTGAAGCGGATTGAAACCGACAGCAATGCTTTCTACATGCTGGATGCTGAATTTGCAGGACGCACTTTCACCGCTCCGGCTGAATAA
- a CDS encoding cation diffusion facilitator family transporter, translating into MENYSDIKQSEKGAWLSLFTYILLSAVKLLIGTASGSQALLADGLNNSTDIIASLAILAGLKISRRPPDSNHSYGHFRAETVAALVASFIMIAVGLQVLYQGVNKFIQPALETPDLIAAWTAAGCAVVMFAVYMYNIRLARKLNSNAMLAVAQDNRSDALVSIGAFTGIIGAQFGLPWLDPLTGIIVGLMICKTAWEIFRKATHDLTDGFDANELELMKQTVAEIQGVESIKDIKARIHGNNVLVDTTVCVDSNLNVVQSHDITEEIEDQLKDRHQVSNVLVHIEPV; encoded by the coding sequence TTGGAAAACTACAGTGACATCAAACAAAGTGAAAAAGGCGCCTGGCTGAGTCTGTTTACCTACATCCTGCTGTCTGCGGTCAAACTATTGATAGGTACAGCTTCAGGTTCTCAGGCACTGCTGGCCGACGGCCTTAACAACAGCACGGATATAATTGCCTCCCTGGCAATTCTGGCCGGACTCAAGATTTCCAGAAGGCCGCCGGACTCCAATCACAGCTACGGGCATTTTAGAGCGGAAACCGTAGCCGCGCTGGTTGCCTCTTTTATTATGATCGCTGTAGGACTTCAAGTTCTGTATCAGGGTGTGAACAAATTCATTCAGCCCGCACTCGAAACACCGGATCTCATTGCTGCATGGACGGCAGCCGGCTGCGCGGTAGTTATGTTCGCGGTTTATATGTACAATATCCGGCTGGCCCGCAAGCTGAACAGCAATGCTATGCTGGCGGTTGCCCAAGATAACCGGTCAGATGCGCTCGTTAGTATTGGAGCTTTTACCGGGATTATCGGTGCCCAATTTGGTCTGCCCTGGCTCGATCCACTGACGGGAATCATTGTCGGGTTAATGATCTGCAAGACGGCATGGGAGATTTTCCGCAAAGCCACACATGATCTTACTGACGGCTTCGACGCCAATGAACTTGAGCTGATGAAGCAGACGGTTGCCGAGATTCAAGGGGTAGAATCGATCAAAGATATCAAAGCCCGGATCCACGGGAATAATGTGTTGGTGGATACTACTGTATGTGTAGACTCCAACCTAAATGTGGTCCAGAGCCATGACATCACGGAAGAGATTGAAGATCAGCTGAAGGACCGGCACCAGGTGTCTAATGTATTGGTACATATAGAGCCGGTATAA
- a CDS encoding IS110 family RNA-guided transposase has translation MDAIRERCAGLDIHQETVVVCLLSGPLEKKPKSVIETFGTTTRELLRLQEWLEQQGCTEIAMESTGVFWKPVWNILESTCTITLANPQRIRNMPGKKTDVKDAEWIAKLHRCGLIEGSFVPDEPIRDLRDLTRYLRKLKQNATQEKNRIHKILQDANIKLTTYVSDLFGVSGRALLDSIVNGEVLEVHEVRKLVHTRLKMKVPSLVEAMNGRLRLHHRKMIRRHWDHLQYLESEMQTLEAEIEELVQPYRKEIELLDTIPGVSTDAAASIVAELGTDVSPFPSEAHLASWVGVCPANHESAGKKKVKRTNAGTEV, from the coding sequence ATGGATGCCATTCGTGAACGCTGTGCCGGGTTGGATATTCATCAGGAGACGGTGGTGGTTTGTCTACTGAGTGGCCCCCTGGAGAAGAAACCCAAGTCCGTGATCGAGACGTTTGGAACCACGACCCGCGAGCTTTTGAGATTACAGGAGTGGCTGGAGCAGCAGGGATGTACCGAGATTGCCATGGAAAGTACAGGGGTCTTTTGGAAACCCGTGTGGAACATTCTAGAAAGCACCTGTACGATCACGCTGGCCAACCCGCAACGCATCCGCAATATGCCCGGGAAGAAGACCGACGTCAAGGATGCCGAGTGGATCGCCAAGCTCCACCGCTGCGGCTTGATTGAGGGAAGCTTTGTCCCGGACGAGCCCATCCGCGATTTGCGTGACCTTACCCGGTATCTGCGCAAGCTTAAGCAAAACGCGACGCAAGAAAAGAACCGGATTCACAAAATTCTACAAGATGCCAACATTAAACTGACCACGTATGTCTCCGATCTTTTTGGCGTTTCCGGTCGTGCGCTACTGGACTCGATTGTGAATGGCGAAGTGCTGGAGGTGCATGAGGTCCGCAAGCTGGTGCATACCCGGCTGAAGATGAAGGTGCCTTCACTGGTCGAAGCGATGAACGGCCGACTACGTCTGCATCACCGGAAGATGATCCGGCGTCATTGGGATCATTTGCAGTATCTGGAGAGTGAAATGCAGACGTTGGAAGCTGAAATTGAGGAACTGGTGCAACCATACAGGAAGGAAATTGAACTGCTGGATACCATTCCAGGCGTGAGCACGGATGCCGCGGCGAGCATCGTGGCGGAACTGGGTACCGACGTGTCTCCTTTTCCAAGTGAAGCTCATCTGGCCTCTTGGGTCGGGGTGTGTCCAGCCAACCATGAGAGCGCCGGTAAAAAAAAAGTAAAAAGAACCAACGCGGGAACCGAGGTCTGA
- a CDS encoding extracellular solute-binding protein: MNNKSGRQSFRERLEYMVSKLRTDILSGILQPGAYLPAESTLAKQFELSNKSVRRGLDVLVQEGLIVKIDRVGSMVMESVKERIRIHFGCSSSLTKDFKLDDLIAEFHRLHPGIHVLPLALNNFDHVNSAMELINNGMLDVLSLNSTQFQELAENGSAGLLETLEPDPGLYPIASEAFLHNGALFAYPISFSPVVLCYNKAHFREADLPEPDSYWTWDDLIEAARKLSEKRGRHAVYFVPASENRYSVFLLQSGIRTMEDGEHHQTLSPETANSLNVYSRLVNNHQIFPKYLAGNHDDETVSLFVQEQVSMILTTYYNLNDFKDLSLDYDLAPLPTLKAKDPQKTLLVTIGAAVVENSRQKEAARQFVSFLASPEAQRMIRERSVSIPARKRNAEMVVDDHLNRPSRYLMYRELFPTFSYLRDLGLPIAVLQSFRKLLNAYWSRMIDETTLYEEMGRLIAEENKGKAGGAAKALI, from the coding sequence ATGAATAATAAATCAGGCCGGCAGTCTTTCCGGGAACGATTGGAATATATGGTAAGCAAGCTTCGGACTGACATCCTGAGCGGAATTTTGCAGCCTGGAGCGTATCTGCCTGCCGAGAGCACGTTGGCCAAGCAGTTTGAGCTAAGCAATAAATCCGTCCGGAGAGGGCTGGATGTCCTAGTACAGGAAGGCCTGATTGTGAAAATAGACCGTGTGGGCAGCATGGTGATGGAATCGGTCAAGGAAAGGATCCGGATTCATTTTGGCTGCAGCTCATCCCTGACGAAGGACTTCAAGCTGGATGATCTCATTGCAGAATTCCACCGGCTGCATCCCGGGATTCATGTGCTGCCGCTCGCGCTGAATAATTTCGACCATGTGAACTCTGCCATGGAGCTGATCAACAACGGGATGCTGGATGTATTGTCGCTGAACAGCACCCAGTTTCAGGAGCTGGCCGAGAACGGTTCAGCCGGGCTTCTGGAGACGCTGGAACCTGACCCGGGACTGTATCCGATCGCAAGCGAGGCTTTTTTGCATAACGGGGCGCTGTTTGCCTATCCGATTTCCTTCTCCCCGGTGGTGCTCTGCTACAACAAAGCTCATTTCCGCGAGGCGGATCTGCCTGAGCCGGACAGTTACTGGACCTGGGATGATCTGATTGAGGCGGCCCGGAAGCTGTCGGAGAAACGCGGGCGTCACGCCGTGTATTTTGTGCCTGCATCTGAGAACCGTTATTCCGTCTTTCTCCTGCAGAGCGGAATCCGGACGATGGAGGACGGTGAGCATCATCAAACGCTGAGCCCCGAGACGGCCAACAGTCTTAATGTATACAGCAGGCTGGTGAATAATCATCAGATATTCCCTAAATATCTGGCTGGCAACCATGATGATGAGACGGTCTCGCTGTTTGTCCAGGAGCAGGTGTCGATGATATTGACGACTTATTACAACTTGAATGATTTCAAGGACCTTTCCCTGGATTATGACTTGGCCCCGCTGCCTACGCTCAAAGCAAAGGACCCGCAAAAAACGCTGCTTGTTACGATCGGTGCGGCCGTTGTGGAGAATTCGCGGCAGAAGGAGGCTGCGCGTCAATTTGTCAGCTTTCTGGCTTCGCCTGAGGCGCAGCGGATGATCCGGGAGCGTTCGGTCAGTATCCCGGCCCGCAAACGGAATGCTGAAATGGTCGTGGATGATCATTTGAACCGTCCGTCAAGATATCTGATGTATAGAGAGTTGTTCCCAACATTTTCATATCTCAGAGATTTGGGTCTTCCCATTGCCGTATTGCAAAGCTTCCGCAAGCTGCTGAACGCTTATTGGTCGAGAATGATTGATGAAACGACACTGTACGAGGAAATGGGCCGGCTTATCGCCGAAGAAAATAAAGGGAAGGCCGGTGGAGCAGCGAAGGCGCTCATATAA
- a CDS encoding extracellular solute-binding protein, with translation MLLPVMTLLVTLVSACGGTSNNAGSTAEPSGSPGTQSSTSAPPVEGSHSAGGLQVPIVADKMEFSLWSPSGGNFRGTNFNEKLSFQQMEKNTNIHINFQHSTEASAEAFSLLMSSGKLPDIIYNDLWGTDSGKYGAQGALLPLEDLIDQYAPNFKKILDDHPDIRGQITSPEGHIYYLPNLVLDSQDLTQMFPQVRSDWVEKLGLSMPQTTEDWYNMLKAFREQDPNGNGKKDEIPLVTVNLENIMMLFAPAFGVEYGFFVDNGEVKYGPNDPRFKDVVAYLNRLYKEQLLDPNYLVDTTFQTLTEKVTTDVAGAWFGWSGSYMGNFTTLMEGKHDTFKIAAAIPPKGPNGDQRHVSFRWQAAAHGLAVSSKTAHPEEVMKWLDYQYSDEGILLNNFGVEGKSYDLVNGEPVYKKEVTHPTNGLTNTQELLNHTIGGGSWATVADTRYAEQIREANGQTENPLEIYKDYIDFDAKLPPVQFTAEENEIVVPLMADIQTYVAETINAQIMGRQSFDDYDKVMKQLEQMGIGEVLKQYQAAYERFKGK, from the coding sequence ATGTTACTGCCAGTAATGACGCTGCTGGTTACACTGGTGTCGGCCTGTGGCGGAACAAGCAATAATGCCGGCAGCACTGCCGAACCATCCGGCTCACCGGGAACTCAGAGTTCAACATCTGCTCCTCCTGTAGAAGGAAGTCACTCAGCAGGCGGCCTGCAAGTCCCGATTGTCGCGGACAAGATGGAATTTTCCCTATGGTCCCCAAGCGGGGGCAATTTCCGGGGAACCAATTTTAATGAGAAATTATCCTTTCAGCAGATGGAAAAGAACACCAACATTCATATCAACTTTCAGCACAGTACTGAAGCCAGTGCAGAAGCATTCAGCTTGCTGATGTCCTCCGGCAAGCTCCCGGATATCATCTACAATGATCTGTGGGGCACGGACTCAGGCAAATACGGTGCTCAGGGGGCGCTCCTTCCATTGGAAGATCTGATTGACCAGTATGCGCCTAATTTTAAAAAAATCCTCGACGACCACCCGGATATCCGGGGGCAAATTACCTCGCCCGAAGGGCATATCTACTATCTCCCAAACCTCGTACTCGATTCCCAGGATTTGACTCAGATGTTCCCGCAGGTCCGCAGTGACTGGGTGGAGAAGCTGGGTCTCTCAATGCCGCAAACTACAGAAGACTGGTATAACATGCTCAAAGCCTTTAGGGAGCAGGACCCCAACGGCAACGGAAAAAAAGATGAAATTCCGCTCGTCACCGTCAATCTGGAGAATATTATGATGCTGTTCGCGCCGGCTTTTGGCGTCGAATATGGCTTCTTCGTGGATAACGGTGAAGTGAAATACGGACCAAACGATCCACGGTTCAAAGATGTTGTTGCCTATCTGAACCGGCTGTACAAAGAACAGCTGCTGGACCCGAACTATCTGGTCGATACAACGTTCCAGACGCTGACGGAGAAGGTGACCACGGATGTGGCTGGTGCCTGGTTCGGCTGGTCGGGCTCCTATATGGGGAACTTCACAACGCTGATGGAAGGCAAACACGACACCTTCAAAATAGCGGCGGCGATTCCTCCGAAGGGACCAAACGGTGATCAGCGCCATGTCTCCTTCCGCTGGCAGGCTGCAGCTCATGGGCTTGCTGTATCCTCGAAGACCGCACATCCCGAAGAAGTGATGAAATGGCTGGACTACCAGTATTCCGATGAAGGAATCCTGCTGAACAATTTCGGCGTGGAAGGCAAGTCTTATGATCTGGTGAACGGAGAGCCTGTCTATAAGAAAGAGGTTACGCATCCAACGAATGGGCTGACCAATACCCAGGAGCTGCTGAACCATACCATCGGCGGCGGAAGCTGGGCTACAGTTGCCGATACCCGTTATGCAGAGCAGATCCGTGAAGCGAACGGACAAACGGAAAATCCGCTGGAGATTTACAAGGATTATATTGATTTTGACGCGAAGCTGCCGCCGGTTCAATTCACGGCTGAAGAAAATGAAATTGTGGTTCCTCTCATGGCCGACATTCAGACCTATGTGGCGGAAACGATTAATGCCCAGATTATGGGACGACAGAGCTTCGATGATTATGACAAGGTGATGAAGCAGCTGGAGCAAATGGGTATTGGCGAGGTGCTGAAGCAATACCAGGCTGCATATGAACGGTTCAAAGGAAAATAA
- a CDS encoding ABC transporter permease, which yields MAVPLNAAKAQSRKLQAKRSSVSLKRLMSNRYLYLMLLPTVLYFLIFEYKPMYGAIIAFKDFNPFSGVAGSPWVGFKNFEKFFESYYFFRLLKNTFLMSFYSLLFIFPASLAFALLLNELRLKKLKSFLQTVSYLPHFISLIVICGMIIDFTKPGGIINSLLLGIGIISEPIQFLILPEWFRTIYVGSGMWQSLGWNSIIYLAALSGINPSLYEAAVVDGAGRWKQLTHITLPGILPTVLILLILNVGTLLNVGWDKIILLYNPGTYVTADVISTFVYRRGVMEADYSFSAAVGLFNSVINFTLLVLANRISRKTTENSLW from the coding sequence ATGGCAGTACCCTTAAATGCAGCCAAAGCCCAAAGCAGGAAACTTCAGGCGAAACGGAGTTCCGTCTCGCTGAAGCGATTGATGTCCAACCGTTATCTTTATCTGATGCTGCTGCCCACTGTGCTGTATTTTCTCATTTTTGAATACAAACCGATGTACGGGGCGATCATCGCCTTCAAAGATTTCAATCCTTTCTCAGGTGTTGCCGGCAGCCCCTGGGTGGGCTTCAAAAACTTCGAGAAGTTTTTCGAGAGCTATTATTTCTTCCGGTTGCTGAAGAACACTTTCCTTATGAGCTTTTATTCGCTGCTGTTTATTTTTCCGGCTTCACTGGCTTTCGCGCTGCTGCTTAATGAGCTCCGGCTCAAAAAGCTGAAATCCTTCCTGCAGACGGTCTCATATCTGCCGCATTTTATTTCGCTGATTGTCATCTGCGGGATGATTATTGATTTCACCAAGCCTGGAGGCATTATTAACAGCCTGCTGCTCGGCATAGGAATCATCTCGGAGCCGATTCAGTTTCTGATTCTTCCGGAATGGTTCCGCACAATTTATGTAGGTTCAGGCATGTGGCAGAGCCTGGGATGGAACTCCATTATTTATCTGGCCGCATTGTCCGGCATTAACCCGAGCCTTTATGAGGCTGCGGTGGTCGATGGAGCAGGGCGCTGGAAACAGCTGACACATATTACACTACCGGGAATTCTGCCCACGGTGCTAATCCTTTTGATTTTAAATGTCGGGACCCTGCTGAATGTGGGCTGGGACAAAATTATATTGCTGTATAATCCGGGGACTTACGTCACGGCGGACGTCATCTCCACCTTTGTTTACAGACGGGGTGTCATGGAAGCCGATTACAGCTTCTCGGCAGCGGTAGGCCTGTTCAACTCCGTCATCAATTTTACACTGCTGGTGCTGGCGAACCGGATCAGCCGGAAAACCACCGAAAATAGTTTATGGTGA
- a CDS encoding carbohydrate ABC transporter permease codes for MVIKRSIPEMIFDSCNVLFLIFCSFLFLYPMWYVLVSSFSDAHAIAAGEVSFWPKGFNADAYKLVFEDQRIWTAYGNTFIYVIAGTLINLVLTTLGAYPLSRRNLEGRSLIMAFIVFTMFFSGGLIPAYLNVRELGLYDTRWALLLPGAVSAFNLIVMRTFFQSIPDSLIESAKIDGAHDFRILLRIVLPLSMPVLAVMTLFYAVGHWNSWFPAMIYLQDRNLFPLQLILREILIQSSAQNMLAGVTQDEVFRISESIKFATIIIATVPILLIYPFLQKYFVKGVMIGALKE; via the coding sequence GTGGTAATCAAACGCAGCATTCCCGAAATGATCTTCGACAGCTGTAATGTGCTGTTCCTGATCTTTTGTTCCTTCCTGTTCCTGTATCCGATGTGGTATGTGCTGGTGTCCTCGTTCAGTGATGCCCATGCCATCGCCGCAGGCGAGGTAAGCTTCTGGCCGAAGGGCTTCAATGCGGATGCTTATAAGCTGGTTTTTGAGGATCAGCGGATCTGGACGGCATACGGGAATACGTTCATTTATGTAATCGCAGGCACTTTAATTAACCTGGTTCTGACTACGCTTGGCGCCTATCCGCTGTCCCGGAGAAATCTGGAAGGCCGCAGCCTGATTATGGCTTTTATCGTGTTCACGATGTTCTTCAGCGGCGGTCTGATTCCGGCTTACCTTAATGTGCGTGAGCTTGGGCTGTACGATACCAGGTGGGCTCTGCTCCTGCCGGGTGCGGTGAGTGCTTTTAATCTGATCGTGATGCGGACCTTCTTCCAGTCCATACCCGACAGTCTTATTGAATCCGCCAAAATCGACGGTGCCCATGACTTCCGTATTCTGCTGCGGATTGTGCTGCCGTTATCCATGCCTGTACTGGCGGTTATGACCCTGTTCTATGCGGTAGGGCACTGGAACAGCTGGTTCCCGGCGATGATCTATTTGCAGGACCGCAATTTATTCCCGCTGCAGCTGATTCTGAGGGAAATTCTGATTCAATCCTCCGCGCAGAATATGCTGGCCGGAGTTACGCAGGATGAGGTGTTCCGCATCAGTGAGTCCATCAAGTTCGCGACCATCATCATCGCTACGGTGCCTATTCTGTTGATCTATCCGTTTTTGCAAAAGTATTTTGTCAAAGGCGTCATGATCGGTGCGCTAAAAGAGTAA
- a CDS encoding zinc-dependent alcohol dehydrogenase, whose translation MKAVVSQNGQISVADIPAPVLEDGFVLVETEYSAISPGTEIMMNGIHRPKPVVLGYSAAGVIRSRGKGMEHWPEGQRVACYGAPYAKHAEWLLMPQHLMVPVPEHVSPEEASTVGLGAIAVHAVRQADLQFGETLVLIGAGILGQLIAQIARAAGCRVIVYDLLAERCRTAESLGIRHIAVNPQRVSRHLDNLTAGMGADAVIICAGGKSGGLVDQGLEWVRNQGKVLLVGDVKPDFSRELMFGKEAQVLISRAGGPGRYDPVYEKQGIDYPYGYVRWTEGRNMAEYIRLISEGDIRVKPLISSVFPLERSADAFRQYAESPAELLGAVLAYPITGVKHAEHAAAKVKEGQGG comes from the coding sequence ATGAAGGCGGTAGTTTCCCAGAATGGTCAAATTAGCGTGGCCGATATTCCCGCTCCGGTGCTTGAAGACGGCTTCGTGCTCGTCGAGACTGAATATTCAGCCATCAGCCCTGGAACAGAAATCATGATGAATGGCATTCATCGCCCGAAACCAGTTGTTCTCGGCTATAGTGCGGCTGGCGTGATCCGGTCGCGGGGAAAAGGAATGGAGCATTGGCCGGAAGGCCAGCGGGTGGCCTGCTATGGGGCACCTTACGCCAAACATGCGGAATGGCTGCTGATGCCGCAGCATCTGATGGTGCCGGTGCCGGAGCATGTCAGCCCGGAGGAGGCCTCAACGGTGGGCCTTGGAGCCATTGCGGTCCATGCCGTTAGGCAGGCGGATCTGCAGTTCGGTGAAACGCTGGTGCTGATTGGGGCAGGCATTCTCGGCCAATTGATTGCACAGATAGCGCGGGCCGCCGGCTGCCGGGTGATTGTCTATGATCTGCTTGCCGAGCGCTGCCGGACCGCCGAGAGTCTCGGCATCCGCCATATTGCGGTGAATCCGCAGCGGGTCAGCCGGCATCTTGATAATCTGACAGCAGGAATGGGGGCCGATGCTGTAATTATCTGTGCCGGGGGCAAATCGGGCGGACTTGTCGATCAGGGCCTGGAATGGGTGAGGAATCAAGGGAAGGTGCTGCTGGTCGGAGATGTGAAGCCGGACTTCTCGCGTGAGCTGATGTTCGGGAAGGAAGCGCAGGTGCTGATCTCCAGGGCAGGTGGTCCGGGACGTTATGATCCTGTCTATGAGAAACAGGGAATAGATTATCCTTATGGCTATGTCCGATGGACCGAAGGGCGCAACATGGCGGAATATATCCGGCTGATCTCAGAGGGCGATATCCGGGTGAAGCCGCTGATCAGCAGCGTGTTCCCTCTGGAACGCTCAGCAGATGCCTTCCGGCAGTATGCGGAATCTCCGGCAGAGCTGCTGGGAGCGGTGCTCGCCTATCCCATAACTGGTGTTAAGCATGCAGAACATGCTGCAGCCAAAGTTAAGGAAGGGCAAGGCGGATGA